The genomic region TATGAAATCACGTCCTCGTGGTGTCCTCGCTGCCACACTGAGGGCACACGATGGGAAAAAAGTACGGGTCCGCCTCGAACACGAAGCCACACGTCTTACAGATGAAAAAGACCTTACTCTGATCGACCTCTTCCATAATAAAGGCACCAACTCGAAGCATTATAAAGGATTCGGTCGGCCACATTAAAATTATCCTCAAACGTTATAAAGGCGAGCGTCGAATATATCGTTGGTGAATTATGGAGAAGGTGCTCGAATTCGGCTCCAGCCGGGTGAAGCCTGACGTGCGCAGGCTCAGCGACATGAGAGAGGTCATCTACGATATCGAGTGGCTGAAGGGCGCGCCCGATATGGAGCTTTATTACATGTACAGGGACCTTGCCGTGAGCAAGGGCGATCGCTCTATTATATTAGACCACCGCCTGCGCTACGATATTACGGTCATCCCGCCCAACAGGCTGGGCGCAGAGTACGTGAAAACGGCGGGCCACTATCACCCCTTTGTCGAGGGCACATCGTATACCTACCCCGAAGTATACGAGGTACTCAGGGGCACTGCGCACTACTTGTTGCAAAAGTGCGAAGGGGGACGCATCACGGACGTCGTCATGATAGAGGCGAAGGAGGGCGACAAGGCCATAATACCGCCAGGCTATGGCCACGTCACCATCAACCCATCAAATAGGGAGCTTAAGATGGCCAACTGGGTCTCCCGCGACTTCTCCTCCATCTACGAGCCTTATAAGAAGTGTGGAGGGGCCGCATACTTCGAGCTTGCAGACGGGAGGCTTATCAGGAATGGGAGATGCGACCATATCCCGGATATAAGGTTCCTTAAGCCCACCAACATCGCCAAGCTAGGGCTGAGCAAGGGCAAGGAGATGTATGGCCTTGTAAGGGACGTCGAGAAGCTCGCCTACCTGAACCGGCCTCAGGACTATGGCTGGCTCTGGGAGGCGGCGCTAAGCGACAAAAACCGGGCCGTCCGCTGAGTTCACTTAATTTCTTTTATTTTCGGGTTTAGGTCGCCCCTGACGCCAAGGCTTTTAAGCTCCCTGACCTGGGTCCAGCAGTCTACGCCATATGCATCGTTGAATATCTTATAGTCGGCCCTCTGGAGGAAGGCGGCGTCTACGGATACAGGCGAGTCCGAGGCGAATATGCCGATGTCATTCATCACCCGGCTGCCTGGAGCGGGCACGCAATCGCAGAACTGGGATATGTTCTCGGCGAAAGACACGTAGGAGACCTTGCCCTTCTTAAACGTTGAGAGCACAGCATATGCGGTTGAGGCAAGCGCCTTCCCCAGGTTCTCCTTATCGATGAGCTTGATGGCCCCCTTCGGGCATGCCTCCATGCAGACAGGGCAGCGCATGCACTCCGGGGAGATGTTCCTCGCCTTTCCCTCGACGATGTCGGGCAGGCCCATCTCGCACACTTTCTTGCAAAGGCCGCAGCCCACGCACTTCGACTCGTCTATCTCCAGCCCAACGGTCCGGTGCTGCCTGAGCTTGCCCTTCCTTGTGGCACAGCCCATGCCCAGGTTTTTAATGGCTCCCCCGAAGCCGGTGAGTGCGTGGCCCTTATCGTGCGACACCACTATCATGGCGTCCGCCTCGGCGATGGCGCCCGCCACCTCGACCTCCTTGAGGATGCCCTTCGTCTTTACCAGCCTCTCGTTCTCGCTCCTCAGCCCGTCCGCTGCTATAAACGGGGCGAAGCCGAAGCCGTTCATCCTGGCAGTCCCACAGTGGTCTACTGCGTTGTTGCGCTGCGCCAGGTAATACGTGTTAGAATCCGTGAGGAAGGGCTTTCCGCCAGCCTCCTCGACCTTTTTCACGATCTGGTGCACGAAGAAGGGCTGAACGTAGTAAGGGTTGCCCATCTCGCCCACGTGAAGCTTTATGGCCACCAGGTCGCCCTTCGACACGCAGTCAAAAGTCCCCGCAGCGTCGTAAAGGCGTTCCGCCATCTCTAGAAGGTTACAGGACGTATCCCACGGAACTAAATGAACGGTCATAAAATTAAATAGCCCCTATACTAACATAAACCTGTCTCCATGCCGGAAAAAGTTTTTAAGTAAGGGGAGCAAGCTAGATAGGAGAGAGTCCAATGAATCATTGGTTATACGCTGGGTGGTCGTGATGATCGGGATGGTGCTGTGCGGCGGCTCTGGCAAGCGGCTGAAGCCTTACACGGATAATACTCCCACCCCCCTCATCGAGATCAAGGATAACTGCACCATTCTTGATAAGCAGCTATTCGACTTCGCATCGGCCGGGATAAAGGAGGTAATACTTTTAACTGGCTATAAGGGCGACATGATAGAGGCCCGGTATGGCAAGGAGTATAAGGGCGTGAAGCTCTTGTATCATAATGAGGAGAAGCCCCTCGGTACGCTAAACGCCCTGAAGGCGGGCATGGAAATGGCCCGTGGCCGGGACGTCGTTGTGAGGAACGGCGACGTGGTCACCGACGTGAACATTAAAAAGATGATGATGAGGCACGTGAACAGCCCTTATCCCATCACCATGTTCGTCACCCGCATGCGTAGCCCCTTTGGCATCGTTGAGCTTGGCGAGGACAGGGTGAGGTCATTTAAGGAGAAGCCTCTCCTGGAGTATTACATTAACGGCGGCATATACTGTATAAACAAGGATGTGCCGGTCTCTCAGTTCGAGGGGGGAAGCCTTGAGCACGCATTGTTCCCAAGGCTGGCCGAGGCCAACCAGCTCGGGTATTACAGGGAGGACGGGGTGTTCTGGGCGACGGTGGACACGGTGAGGGAGCTTGAGGAGGTCAGAAAAGAGTATAAGAATAAGACGGATAAGCCCTGGGGCTACGAGAAGGTTTTGATAAGCACCGATAAGTACCTCACCAAGGAATTATTTATAAGGGCTGGCTACCAGACCTCTTTCCATAAGCACCCCCGTAAGGACGAGACCATGTACATCCTCGAGGGCGTGGGCTACATCGAGTTCGAGGACCATAAGGAGCACTTCGGCAAGAATGACACTATCAGGATAGAGCCCAACGTGCCCCACACTATCGTGGCCACCGAGAATACAATCTTGCATGAGGTGTCGACGCCATACTTAGAGGATACGGTGCGGATCAAGGACTATTATAATGTGAGGTAGTTGCGTGAAGGCTTTCATACTCTGCGGGGGGCGTGGGGAGCGCCTGAGGCCACTGACGGATAGCATGCCTAAGCCCATGGTCAAGGTGGGGGGAAAGCCCATCCTGGAGTACCAGCTAGACTTATTGAGGAAGCATGGCATCGAAGATGCCGTCCTGCTGGTCGGGTGGCATGGGGAGGCCATCGAGCGATACTTCGGGGACGGCAGCAGGCTGGGTATGCACATCGAGTACTCCTATGAAGACCCTGATAATAGGCTTGGCACG from Methanocella conradii HZ254 harbors:
- a CDS encoding glucose-6-phosphate isomerase family protein; translation: MEKVLEFGSSRVKPDVRRLSDMREVIYDIEWLKGAPDMELYYMYRDLAVSKGDRSIILDHRLRYDITVIPPNRLGAEYVKTAGHYHPFVEGTSYTYPEVYEVLRGTAHYLLQKCEGGRITDVVMIEAKEGDKAIIPPGYGHVTINPSNRELKMANWVSRDFSSIYEPYKKCGGAAYFELADGRLIRNGRCDHIPDIRFLKPTNIAKLGLSKGKEMYGLVRDVEKLAYLNRPQDYGWLWEAALSDKNRAVR
- a CDS encoding DUF362 domain-containing protein — protein: MTVHLVPWDTSCNLLEMAERLYDAAGTFDCVSKGDLVAIKLHVGEMGNPYYVQPFFVHQIVKKVEEAGGKPFLTDSNTYYLAQRNNAVDHCGTARMNGFGFAPFIAADGLRSENERLVKTKGILKEVEVAGAIAEADAMIVVSHDKGHALTGFGGAIKNLGMGCATRKGKLRQHRTVGLEIDESKCVGCGLCKKVCEMGLPDIVEGKARNISPECMRCPVCMEACPKGAIKLIDKENLGKALASTAYAVLSTFKKGKVSYVSFAENISQFCDCVPAPGSRVMNDIGIFASDSPVSVDAAFLQRADYKIFNDAYGVDCWTQVRELKSLGVRGDLNPKIKEIK
- a CDS encoding sugar phosphate nucleotidyltransferase, which codes for MIGMVLCGGSGKRLKPYTDNTPTPLIEIKDNCTILDKQLFDFASAGIKEVILLTGYKGDMIEARYGKEYKGVKLLYHNEEKPLGTLNALKAGMEMARGRDVVVRNGDVVTDVNIKKMMMRHVNSPYPITMFVTRMRSPFGIVELGEDRVRSFKEKPLLEYYINGGIYCINKDVPVSQFEGGSLEHALFPRLAEANQLGYYREDGVFWATVDTVRELEEVRKEYKNKTDKPWGYEKVLISTDKYLTKELFIRAGYQTSFHKHPRKDETMYILEGVGYIEFEDHKEHFGKNDTIRIEPNVPHTIVATENTILHEVSTPYLEDTVRIKDYYNVR